GTTGAAGAGTTGGAGGTTGTAGTGGTGTCGTTGTTGATAGAATCAGGCGCAGGCTCGATAGCGCGAAGCTTAGCGGTGTAGTGCTTGCCTGGCTCACCGAGGATAGTGAAGTATACCGGCATGCCGACGCTGACTTTTGGTACGTCGGCTTCGGAAATCTGTGCCTCGATGGTCATGGTGTCTAACTGAGCGACTTTAAGGATCGTTGGCGCACTCTGAACGGCGTTAACGGTTTGACCTTCTTCCACCGGAATGGCAACGACAACGCCGTCAATGGGTGACGTAATTTTGGTATAGCCGAGGTTCAGCTGAGCAGTGTCTACAGCGATATTTGCCTGAACGATTTGCGCATCCAGCGATTCGATTTCCGCCTTGGTGGCATCCAGCTGGGCTTTTGCGCTGTCGTAGTCAGCCTGAATGCCAACGCCGCGCGCGAGGATTTTACGCTGGCGCTCGAAGGCCAACTGGTTGTTTCTTAACGTAGCCTGCTTGGCCTGACGCTGGGCTTGGGCGCTTTTCAGCCCGGCTTGTGCATTTTGCAGATCGTTTTTTTGCGGCAGATCGTCGATTTCTGCCAGCGCCTGTCCTTTTGTCACCTTATCGCCAAGCTCAACGTGTAGCGCTTTAATCTGGCCGGAGACCTGAGCACCGACGTTAACCTGCTTAAGGGCCTTGATAGAGCCGTCAGCCAGAACGTTTTGTTCTATATCCGCTTTAACGACCGGAGACGTGATGTAGGCGGGCTTAACGTCTTCAGAAAAAAGGAAATGTTTGATTAATCCGCCAACTGCGGCGATGCACAGAATAATCAATGCGATGCGGAATTTTTTATTGGCTAATTGCATAAAAGAGGCTGCCTTAACGCCGTGAATAAAATGTCTAAATACTCCGCAAAAGCGGACTTATTAAGAATACAGGTCAATGTACAATGAGTTTATCCGCATTAGGGTAAGGGCGGCATAAATAAAATGTAAGGTTTAGGTAAAAGTAGCTGCATCTGAGAGAGTAACGGGCAAAATGATATTCAGTGAAAATAATTGGAATGAATCAGGAGATCGACATGCAGATTCTGTTGGTTGACGACGACGTGGAACTGGGCAGTATGCTCAAAGAGTATCTGACAGCAGAAGGCTTTTCGGCGACGGTTGCGCTAACCGGTCAGGGCGGCATTGACGGCGCGCTGTCAGGGCGATACGGCGCCATGATTTTGGATATCATGCTGCCTGACATGAGCGGTATCGACGTGCTGAATAAAGTGCGTAAACAGAGTCGGATGCCAATTATTATGCTGACTGCGAAGGGCGACAATATCGATCGAGTGATTGGGCTGGAGATGGGCGCTGATGACTATGTGCCAAAGCCCTGCTATCCAAGAGAGCTGGTTGCACGACTGCGTGCTGTTCTTCGCCGCTTTGAGGAACACATTGAACCGCAGAGCGGGGCGATTGTGAAACTGGGCGGCCTGTCCCTTGACTCCTCTCAGCGCATCAGCGCATGGCAGGGAACGCCTTTTGAGCTAACCGCCTCTGAATTTAATTTGCTGATGCTGCTTGTGAGGGAGAAAGATCGCGTAGTGTCAAAAGACGAGCTGTCTGAGGTGGGCTAGGGCGCCCGCGTGAAGCCTACGACCGCAGCGTCGACGTTCATATCAGCAACATTCGTCAAAAACTTAGTCAGGTAGCCGGTGACACGCTTTCAATTGAGACCGTTCGCAGTATTGGCTATCGCATCCGGTAACCCCTATGCGTAGAAGCCTGTTTTGGAAGATTCTGGTTGGTTTCTGGATAACGTTTATCGTGATTACCCAGGCCGTTTGGCTGGTGTTTTACTATTATGCTAGCCAAAAGGAGCCGTTTGAAAACCGCATCGCTAACCGCATAGTGTCGCTACAGTTTACGTCGGCGGTTTCGGTCCTGGAGACGGAGGGTCTTGACGGGCTTAACCGTATGACCAGCGGTTGGCCGGCTGTTGACCAGCGGCATATCGCCATTATTCCTCTTAAAGTGCCGTTAACGCAAAGGGCGGGGCCGATGTCGATGATCCCGCTAACTGACGATGTTCGTTTAGAACACGTGAAGGGGGGAGACGGGCGCTATTACCTGCTCAAGTATGACGTTGAGGCTCTGCGTAAAGAGTACCGACCTAACCGTTCTGGGAGAGTGCTGATTTTCAATATGCCGACACCGCTGCTGGTTTTGGGCGGTATTGGCGGGTTCTTATTTAGTGCGCTGCTGGCCTGGAACCTGACTCGGCCTATGCGGCAAATGCGTTCAGGGTTCGATCGCGTGGCGCAGGGCGATCTCGACGTTCGACTCTATCCGGTGATGAAAAATCGTCGCGACGAGCTGGGGGACATGGCCCGTGACTTTGACTCAATGGTTGAGCGACTGAAGCTGCTGGTTGGTGCCAGAGAGGCGCTGCTGCACGATGTGTCTCACGAGCTTCGCACGCCTCTTGCCCGCCTCCAGTTGGCTATCGGGTTAGCAAGGCAGAATCCGCAAAACGTGGAAAATGAGCTTAAGCGCATTGAGTTGGAGTCCGAACGGCTGGATAAAATGATCGGTGAACTGTTGACGCTTTCACGTACCGACGCGGCGGGCATTTCCGATGAAGAATACTTTGACCTGTACGGGCTGCTTGAAGCGGTGGTAAGTGATGTGACTTATGAGGCACAGGTGCCCGGCGTCGATATTGTTCTGCATGCGAACCCTCAGGCGCAGGAAATGTCCACAGTGAAGGGAAACTCTGAGCTGATGCGACGAGCGGTAGAAAATATCATTCGTAACGCGCTGCGCTTTTCTAAACAGGGCCAGAAAATAGAGGTGGAGCTCTTCTATGAAGAAGGGGAGCTGCTGATTCAGGTTAACGATCGGGGCCCGGGCGTAGATGAGGACAAACTGTCGAGCATCTTTGACCCCTTTGTGCGGGTGAAGTCAGCGTCGTCAGGAAAGGGCTATGGTTTAGGGCTGGCGATTGCTCGCAAGGTGGTTAATGCACACGGCGGCGCGATTGAGGCTAAGAATCGGCAACCTCACGGCCTGTCTATCGGTATTCGGCTTCCTGCGTGGCAGGGGTGATTGCTGAATAGTGAGTCTATAAAAAAGCAAAAGCGGCGCAGGAGCGCCGCTTTTGCTTAGTATGATTCTGTTGATTACTTCTTAACGCGAATAACAGGTGTTTCACCTACAACAACGCTTCCACTGAGCTTAGTCAGCTCTTTGATTTCATCCATATTGGAAATTACAACCGGCGTCAGGGTTGATTTAGCCTTCTCTTCAAGAAGAGCCAGATCGAACTCAATAATAGGTTCGCCTTTTTTAACGTGCTGGCCTTCTTCAGCCAGACGCTTGAATCCTTCGCCCTTCAGCTCAACGGTATCAATACCAAAGTGAACGAACAGCTCAATGCCGCTGTCGGATTCGATAGAAAATGCGTGGTTGGTTTCAAAGATTTTACCAATGGTGCCGTCTACCGGAGCAACCATCTTGTCGCCGGTAGGCTTGATGGCAATGCCATCGCCGACGATTTTTTCCGCGAAGACAACGTCTGGCACGTCCTCAATATTGACGATATCACCGGACAGTGGCGCAACAATTTCAATGCTGCCGGCGTCTTTCTTATCATCAGAAACAAGCTGTTTCAGTTTATCGAACAGACCCATGATTTTCTCCTCAGAAATAATATTTTTAACGGCCCTGCACCCATCTTATAACGCCATTTTACATGTTATTTTGGGCCAGAGTAGTGTTCATATTGCCAGCAGGTAAGGTTTCCCGCTGGCTCTGTGACACTTCTCGGGCCCAAATTGACCGCGCTATGCAGCGGTACTGTGGGTTGCCTTAGTTATAATAATAACTTAGCAGAGCGTTTTTTCTTCGATAAATTTATTCACCACCTCCAACACCTCCTGTGCGGTCGGCTGGGCCAGTGCATTTTCTGCCAGCGTTTTGACATCAGAGTAGTTAGCGTTGCGAATGATTTTCTTAATTCGCGGAATCGAAATGGCGCTCATGCTGAACTCATCCAGACCCATGCCGAGCAGCAGCAGCGTTGCTCGCTCGTCACCGGCAAGCTCTCCACACATGCCAGTCCATTTCCCTTCTTTGTGGGAAGCGTCAATCACTTGCTTGATTAACGACAGAACCGATGGAGAAAGCGGATTATACAGATGAGAGATCAGCTCGTTACCGCGGTCAACGGCCAGAGTATACTGGGTTAGGTCGTTTGTACCAATACTGAAGAAATCGACTTCTTTTGCCAGATGGTGGGCAATCGTTGCAGCAGCAGGGGTTTCTACCATCACGCCCACTTCGACGGTTTCATCAAAGGCAATGCTTTCGTCGCGCAGCTGCTGTTTCAGCATTTCTAGTTCGGCCTTCAATAGACGAACTTCTTCGACGGAAATAATCATTGGGAACATGATGCGCAGTTTGCCAAAGGCTGACGCTCTGAGTACAGCGCGCAGCTGCGCGTGTAAAATCTCTTTACGGTCCAGGCAGATACGGATCGCGCGCCAGCCAAGGAACGGGTTCTCTTCCTTTGGCAGGTTCATATAGGGGAGGTCTTTGTCGCCACCGATGTCCATAGTGCGCAGAATGACGGCCTGATCCCCCATCGCTTCAACGACGGCTTTATAGGCCTGAAACTGCTCTTCTTCGGTAGGGAACGCGTCGCGATCCATGAACAAGAACTCGGTGCGGTAGAGGCCAACGCCTTCTGCGCCGTTGCGCTCTGCGCCAGGAATATCGCGCACGGTGCCGATGTTAGCGCACACTTCTACCAGATGGCCGTCCAGCGTGATGGCGGGTAAATCTTTCAGCTTCGCCAACTCGTTTTTGTCGTTCAGGTACTGTGCCTGCACCTTCTTCATCTGCTCTATGGTTTCAATAGGCGGATTGACATAGACGCGATTTTCGACACAGTCGAGTATTAGGTAGTCGCCGTTTTTCACCTGCTTGGTGACGTCGTTGGTGCCGACAATAGCCGGAATTTCCAACGAGCGCGCCATAATGGAGGTGTGGGAGGTGCGGCCGCCCAGATCGGTAATAAATCCGAGGACTTTATCCAGATTAAGCTGAGCGGTTTCTGATGGCGTAAGGTCGGTTGCTACCAGAATAGCTTCTTCCTGAATGGCACCGAGGTCGACGATGGTCATTCCGAGGATGTTCTTTAGTAAGCGCTTACCGATATCGCGGATATCGGCCGCGCGTTCTTTAAGATATTCGTCCTCAAGGCTTTCCAGCTCGATAGCCTGAGCTTCAAACACGGCATGGGCTGCCGCATCAGCGCTTTCCTGCTTGGTTTTAATCCGGCTTTCGATTTCCTGCTCGAGGTCTTCGTCCTCCAACAGCATGATGTGGCCTTCAAAAATAGCGGCCTTCTCTTCGCCGAACGTTTCGCTGGCCTTCGCCATAATGGCGTTAAGCTGTTCGCTGGCCTTGTCGCGTCCTGCTTTAAAGCGGGAAATTTCTTTTTCGACGTCGTCGGCAGAAATTTTTCTGTTATTAACAACGATAGGATCGTCTTTTAATATCAGCGCTTTGCCAAAGGCGATGCCGGGAGATACTAAGATGCCTGAAATCATAAGCCTACCTTCAAATAAATACGGGATTAAAACGCGAGCGGAATTTCCTTCTTATTCCAGTTCCGCCATCAGTTTAACCAGATGCTCAACGGCTTCTTTTTCATCTTCGCCTTCGGCAGAGATGGTGACAACGGTCCCCTGAGTCAGGCCGAGGGTCTGCAGCTTAAACAGGCTTTTGGCACTGGAGCTTTTGCCGTTAGACGTCACGGTAATGTCGGAAGTAAAGGCTTTTGCTTCTTTAACGAACTGAGCGGCAGGGCGAGTGTGCAGGCCATTTGGAGCGGTAACAGTAACGTCTTGCTGGTACATAATATTCCTCGACTTGATGAGTAAAGCGCCATTGTTGTAGCACTTAAGTTTAGTCTAATTTTCATTGGTTCCCGCCCCAATACTGCGAAAAATGGCGCTGAGGTACCAACGGGTTAACGAATCAATATTCGACAGAATTTTGCTCTTTAGGTGCATGCCCGCTGGCTGGGTGCTTCGAGCCGTTACTATCCTAAATCGTCCTTTTTTACCTCTGCATGGAGGTGAAAAAGATTTAATTCGCGCATCGAAAAAATTAATAGCTTGATACTTTTCACCGGCTGATAAAGCAAATGTTAATGTGAAAAATCGAGATCTGGCGCACATAAAATGCGCATATTTTACCAGAATTGACTTTTTGCGAAGGGAAAATACATAGCTAAAAAGGGGGAAGGGGTTACTGTCAGACAATAAAAACGCCTCGACCTATTTGTTGGCCGAGGCGCGCAGTGCATTAAGTCAGTGAGTATCTACTACTGCTGTAGCTCTTGTTCAGTAAATAAACCGGCAAACAGTGGGGTGCTGAGATAGCGTTCACCGGAAGAGGGCAGAATGACAACAATATTCTTGTCGGCAAACTCAGGCTGTTTGGACAGCTTGATGGCTGCTGCGACAGCGGCGCCCGAAGAAATACCGGCCAGAATGCCTTCTTCTTCCATCAGTCGGCGAGCTGTTTCGATAGCCTCTTCATTGGTAATTTTTTCTACACGATCAATAAGGCTCAGATCGAGGTTACCGGGAATAAAGCCAGCGCCGATACCTTGGATTTTGTGCGGGCCCGGTTTGATAGGCTCACCAGCCAGCGCTTGGCTAATGACGGGGGAATCGGTTGGCTCGACTGCAACACTCACTATTTTCTTGCCCTTAGTCTTTTTGATATAGCGACTTACGCCGGTCAGCGTACCGCCGGTACCAACGCCAGCAATGAAGACATCTATGTTGCCATCGGTATCTTCCCAGATCTCAGGCCCTGTCGTTTTCTCATGAATCTCTGGGTTAGCTGGGTTATTAAACTGCTGCAGAAGGATAGTATGTTCAGGATCGGCAGCGACCAGCTCTTCCGCTTTTTCAATTGCGCCTTTCATACCTTTTGCCGCTTCAGTCAAAACTAAATTGGCCCCCAGAGCTTTTAACAGCTTGCGGCGCTCTAGGCTCATGGATTCAGGCATGGTCAACGTCAGCTTGTAGCCGCGGGCGGCTGCGACAAATGCCAGAGCAATCCCGGTGTTACCGCTGGTTGGCTCAACAATTCGTACACCCTGCTTCAAAATACCGCGTTTTTCAGCATCCCAAATCATATTGGCACCGATGCGGCACTTTACGCTAAAGCTTGGATTGCGTGATTCTACCTTGGCCAGGATTTTCCCATTACCCAAGCGGTTCAGGCGTACAAGCGGCGTGTGACCAATCGTTTTTGAGTTGTCTTCATAAATTTTTGTCATGGGTTATCCTTTTAAATTTGATAGATTTTTATCAGGCAATAGCTACAGCATAGCGATAAACCGAAGATAGGGAAGGAAAGAATAGGCATATCGATATGTGATTAAGGAATATGTAAATAATAGAGGAATGATAAAAGTTATAAGATAAAAGGCTTATTAGCGTACGTATTGGAAGGATAAAAGTGTTGTATTTTCGAGAGTTAAAGGTGGATATTAACTGCTGTTGTAATTTCTATCACTTAGTGACTATCTGGTTTTAAATTAATAAATAATGGTTATTAAATCATCAGCTGTTATGGGTTTTTCTCGTTAAATCAATGTATTAATATCGCACATTTGAACCTTGTAAATAGGGGTTTACTTGCGATTGAGGGGTAAGCGCGTATAATTAGGGCGCACTAACGCAGAGCGTTTTTCCTCTGCTATATGAAACATAACGTAGTTGCTTTGCTTACTGGCTTTTGGAGAACTGCCTCAGCACAAGTCAGCAGCAGCGCTACGCCTTTTTTACTGCCTCATTGGGAGCGTAACCCAAGGGCGGTAGCGTACCTAAAAAGTACCTAACTGTTTTTTCATTATCTTCCTTTTTCTCTTTTTTCTTTGATTATTTGGATAAGTTCAATGAGCAATAAAGCGCCTTCCCAGCCTCTGGCTATGCAAAGCGGTGTGGATTACTCCGCCTACCATCCGCAGAATAGAGACGAGATCGATCTGTTTGAACTGCTAGCCCAGCTATGGAAAAAGAAGCTGTGGATAGTGGGCTGTATGGTAGCAACAACGCTTATTGCCGGTATTTATGCTTTCACCGCAAAAGAGCAGTGGACGTCTACAGCCGTCATAAATGCTCCGACGTTTAATACGATGGCTAACTACTATCAGGGATTTAGGCTGGTTGAGGGCGAGACGGATAAGCCAACGACGTCAGAGGACGTGTCTATTAAGCTGTTTCAGCAGTTTGTTAGCCTGGCTTCGTCTTATAATGAGATTAGTCAGTTTGTGCGAGACACTGAGTATTTTAAGACATTGTCCAGCGGAATGACGCCGCAGGAGCAGGCTCGTTTGCTGGAGGATATTGTTGATAACATCAAGTTTGCCAAAGATAAGGAAAGCGGGGTCTACACAGTGAGCTTCCCTGCGCTGACTGCGGAGCAGGCTAAGATGCTGTTAACCGACTATATGTCAACAGTGAATAAGAATGTCGGCAAAATCCAGTACTCCCAGCTGGCGGCTCAAATTGAAGGTAGAAAACAAAGCGTTGAAAATCAGATGGCATCGCTGAAAAAGATTGCCGAAGAGCAGCGCGAAGAAGAGATAGAAAACATAAAAATGGCGTTAGCCATCGCCGAAAAGGCCAATATTCAGAAACCGGATACAGCAGGCCTGGCCAAGCTAGACAGTTCTAATATGTTCCTGTTGGGAAAAGATGCACTGATGGCGATGTCTTCCTCTATTGAGAAACAGCCCCTAACATTGAGTGATAAATACTACGAGTTACAGGGTCAATATATGGCGCTGACTGGATTTAAGTCCGGGGATGAAAAAGCTCAGGCGTTTAGTTACTTGAAAAACCCGATGGAGCCAGTGACCAAGGATAAGCCTAAGAAGGCGTTGATTTTAGTGCTTGGGGCACTGCTTGGGGGGATTTTGGGGGCTGGGGGAGTGTTGGGAATGGGGGCAATAACTAATACCAAACGAAGCGAATCTGTATCTAATTAATGTCTATTTATTTTTGAGTTAACTATGAAAAAAAAAGTTATTTTTATTGGTGCTTCTGGATTTGTTGGTACTCGCCTCATTGAAAATACCCTAAATGAATTTGATGTTAAAAATTTAGATAAACAACAAAGTCATTTCTATCCCAGTATTACTGTACATGGTGATGTGCGGGAATGTTCTTCTTTAAATGATGAGTTGGCGGGGCGAGAAACCGTTGTTCTACTTGCAGCGGAGCACCGCGATGATGTAAGCCCAACATCACTGTATTACGACGTTAACGTTCAAGGTACGAAAAACGTTTTAGCCGCTATGGATAAAAATAATGTTAAAAGTATTATTTTTACCAGTTCTGTTGCCATATATGGTTTAAATAAAGAAAATCCTGATGAAGGGCACCCACATGACCCTTTTAACCATTATGGAAAAAGTAAGTGGCAGGCAGAAGAGGTACTGCGTGAGTGGTATGAGAAAGCTCCAGAAGAGCGTTCCTTAACGATTATCAGGCCTACGGTTATTTTTGGTGAGCGTAACCGAGGAAATGTTTATAACTTGCTTCGACAAATATCTAGTGGAAAGTTTGCAATGATAGGTTCTGGCAATAATTATAAATCAATGGCCTATGTTGGTAATGTTGTGGAGTTTATTAAGTATAGACTTCAAAATGAAACGGTTGGCTATCAGGTTTATAATTATATAGATAAACCTGACTTAAGTATGAACCAACTGATTTCGGAAGTAGAGAAAAGCCTTAATAAAAAAGTGCCTTCAATCCATCTTCCATATGCTGTTGGCATTATGGGGGGGCTGTGTTTTGACCTGCTTAGTAAGGTCACCGGTAAGAAATATACTATCAGTTCTGTACGCGTTAAAAAATTCTGTGCGACGACGCAATTTGATGCCACTAAAGTACACAGCTCAGGATTTATAGCTCCTTATAGCTTATCACAGGGATTGGATAGGACTTTGCAGTATGAATTTGTTAAGAATAAGGAAGATGACATTGTATTTGTATCAGAATGAGTTAATTTTTAATTTAAGATAAATGGCAAATAAAAATTATGAAAGAAAAACTTATCATTATTGGTGCCGGTGGTTTTGCAAAAGCTGTAATTGATAGTTTAAATTATGATTTTTATGAAATTTATGGTTTTATCGATAGTAATAAAGAAGGGGTACATCAGGGATATCCAATAGTTGGAAAGTCTTTAGATGATATAGCAGATATATATAAATATGTCTTTTTTATTGCAATCGGTGATCCAGAAGATAGAGATACTTGGTTAAGACAGCTCAAATTTTTGTCTCTAAAGACAATAAATATTGTAGATCCTACTGCAATAGTATCAAAAAGATCCAAGTTAGGAACATGTATTTATGTAGGGAAAATGGCTATAGTAAATTGTGACTCAGAATTGGAAGATGGAGTTGTTATTAATACTAGAGCCTTAATAGAGCATGGGAATTATATTTCTTACTGTTCAAATATATCAACGAATGTTGTTTTAAATGGAGATGTTTTTGTAGGATATAAAACATTCATTGGAAGTTGTTCTGTTGTTAATGGGCAGCTTAAAATTGGAAATTTATCAATTATCGGTTCTGGCTCCGTAGTTATAAGAGAGATACCTGACAAAGTTGTTGTTGCTGGATCGCCTACTAGGCTAATAAAGGAAAGAAAATAAAATGTCTAAAGTATTTATTGTTGCTGAAATTGGATGTAATCATAATGGCGATTATCAGTTAGCTAAGAGAATGGTTGACGAAGCTAAAAAGGCGGGTGTCGATGCTGTAAAATTCCAGACATTTAAGGCTGATCTACTAATTTCAAAATTTGCACCAAAGGCAGAATACCAAATAAAAAATACGGGTGAAACTGATTCTCAGTTAGAGATGACACGAAAATTAGAATTAGCATATGATGATTATATTAAACTAGAAGAATATGCAAAAGAGTTAGGTCTAAACGTATTTTCTACACCATTTGATCTAGAGTCCATTGATTTTCTTGCAGGCAGAAATCAAAAAATATGGAAAATTCCATCAGGAGAGCTTTTAAATCTGCCATATTTTAGAGAAAATAGCCAAATTAAACATACCAGATAAAGAAATTGTAATATCTACAGGTATGTCAACTATAGATGAAATAGAAATGGCATTATCGATTCTTTGTGAAAATGGAATGAGTAAAAATAAAATCACAATATTGCACTGTAATACAGAATATCCAACGCCATACGAAGATGTTAATTTAAATGTTATAAGTTCTTTCAAAGATATTTTTAATGAATACAAGATAGGGTTTTCCGACCATTCAATTGGATATTTTGCTGGTATTGCAGCAGTTCCATATGGAATTGTTTTTATAGAAAAACATTTTACATTAGATAAAAAACTATCCTGGACCAGATCATAAGGCGTCAGTTACTCCTGATGAGTTGAAATTATTATGTGATGGAATTCGTTGTGTTGAAAAATCATTGGGTTCTAGTACTAAAATAGTAACAAATTCAGAAAGAAAAAATAAAATAGTAGCTAGAAAGTCTATCGTTGCAAAAGAGAATATATTAGCCGGTGATATTTTTAGTGAAGAAAATTTGATTATAAAACGTCCTGGTAATGGCATAAGTCCTATGAATTGGTATAAGCTGATTTGGAAAAAGGGCGAGTAGAAATTTTTCCATAGATGAATTGATTATACATGATGATTTCCCCAGTCAAGAGATTTGATGTTATGTATAAAAAAATAGCTATAATACCTGCGAGATCTGGTTCTAAAGGATTGCCAAATAAAAACATTCTTACTCTAATTGATCGGCCCCTTATTGCTTATAC
This DNA window, taken from Leminorella richardii, encodes the following:
- a CDS encoding efflux RND transporter periplasmic adaptor subunit produces the protein MQLANKKFRIALIILCIAAVGGLIKHFLFSEDVKPAYITSPVVKADIEQNVLADGSIKALKQVNVGAQVSGQIKALHVELGDKVTKGQALAEIDDLPQKNDLQNAQAGLKSAQAQRQAKQATLRNNQLAFERQRKILARGVGIQADYDSAKAQLDATKAEIESLDAQIVQANIAVDTAQLNLGYTKITSPIDGVVVAIPVEEGQTVNAVQSAPTILKVAQLDTMTIEAQISEADVPKVSVGMPVYFTILGEPGKHYTAKLRAIEPAPDSINNDTTTTSNSSTSTTTAIYYNGLFDVENPDGKLRISMTAQVYIVLAQAKDALIVPATAVDNLDPQGNATVRVVDASGSVVEKKITVGINNNVNVQVLSGLVEGDSVIVSEGSGAPGSSPARMRMRM
- a CDS encoding ATP-binding protein, with protein sequence MRRSLFWKILVGFWITFIVITQAVWLVFYYYASQKEPFENRIANRIVSLQFTSAVSVLETEGLDGLNRMTSGWPAVDQRHIAIIPLKVPLTQRAGPMSMIPLTDDVRLEHVKGGDGRYYLLKYDVEALRKEYRPNRSGRVLIFNMPTPLLVLGGIGGFLFSALLAWNLTRPMRQMRSGFDRVAQGDLDVRLYPVMKNRRDELGDMARDFDSMVERLKLLVGAREALLHDVSHELRTPLARLQLAIGLARQNPQNVENELKRIELESERLDKMIGELLTLSRTDAAGISDEEYFDLYGLLEAVVSDVTYEAQVPGVDIVLHANPQAQEMSTVKGNSELMRRAVENIIRNALRFSKQGQKIEVELFYEEGELLIQVNDRGPGVDEDKLSSIFDPFVRVKSASSGKGYGLGLAIARKVVNAHGGAIEAKNRQPHGLSIGIRLPAWQG
- the crr gene encoding PTS glucose transporter subunit IIA, with translation MGLFDKLKQLVSDDKKDAGSIEIVAPLSGDIVNIEDVPDVVFAEKIVGDGIAIKPTGDKMVAPVDGTIGKIFETNHAFSIESDSGIELFVHFGIDTVELKGEGFKRLAEEGQHVKKGEPIIEFDLALLEEKAKSTLTPVVISNMDEIKELTKLSGSVVVGETPVIRVKK
- the ptsI gene encoding phosphoenolpyruvate-protein phosphotransferase PtsI yields the protein MISGILVSPGIAFGKALILKDDPIVVNNRKISADDVEKEISRFKAGRDKASEQLNAIMAKASETFGEEKAAIFEGHIMLLEDEDLEQEIESRIKTKQESADAAAHAVFEAQAIELESLEDEYLKERAADIRDIGKRLLKNILGMTIVDLGAIQEEAILVATDLTPSETAQLNLDKVLGFITDLGGRTSHTSIMARSLEIPAIVGTNDVTKQVKNGDYLILDCVENRVYVNPPIETIEQMKKVQAQYLNDKNELAKLKDLPAITLDGHLVEVCANIGTVRDIPGAERNGAEGVGLYRTEFLFMDRDAFPTEEEQFQAYKAVVEAMGDQAVILRTMDIGGDKDLPYMNLPKEENPFLGWRAIRICLDRKEILHAQLRAVLRASAFGKLRIMFPMIISVEEVRLLKAELEMLKQQLRDESIAFDETVEVGVMVETPAAATIAHHLAKEVDFFSIGTNDLTQYTLAVDRGNELISHLYNPLSPSVLSLIKQVIDASHKEGKWTGMCGELAGDERATLLLLGMGLDEFSMSAISIPRIKKIIRNANYSDVKTLAENALAQPTAQEVLEVVNKFIEEKTLC
- the ptsH gene encoding phosphocarrier protein Hpr; translation: MYQQDVTVTAPNGLHTRPAAQFVKEAKAFTSDITVTSNGKSSSAKSLFKLQTLGLTQGTVVTISAEGEDEKEAVEHLVKLMAELE
- the cysK gene encoding cysteine synthase A, which gives rise to MTKIYEDNSKTIGHTPLVRLNRLGNGKILAKVESRNPSFSVKCRIGANMIWDAEKRGILKQGVRIVEPTSGNTGIALAFVAAARGYKLTLTMPESMSLERRKLLKALGANLVLTEAAKGMKGAIEKAEELVAADPEHTILLQQFNNPANPEIHEKTTGPEIWEDTDGNIDVFIAGVGTGGTLTGVSRYIKKTKGKKIVSVAVEPTDSPVISQALAGEPIKPGPHKIQGIGAGFIPGNLDLSLIDRVEKITNEEAIETARRLMEEEGILAGISSGAAVAAAIKLSKQPEFADKNIVVILPSSGERYLSTPLFAGLFTEQELQQ
- a CDS encoding LPS O-antigen chain length determinant protein WzzB; amino-acid sequence: MSNKAPSQPLAMQSGVDYSAYHPQNRDEIDLFELLAQLWKKKLWIVGCMVATTLIAGIYAFTAKEQWTSTAVINAPTFNTMANYYQGFRLVEGETDKPTTSEDVSIKLFQQFVSLASSYNEISQFVRDTEYFKTLSSGMTPQEQARLLEDIVDNIKFAKDKESGVYTVSFPALTAEQAKMLLTDYMSTVNKNVGKIQYSQLAAQIEGRKQSVENQMASLKKIAEEQREEEIENIKMALAIAEKANIQKPDTAGLAKLDSSNMFLLGKDALMAMSSSIEKQPLTLSDKYYELQGQYMALTGFKSGDEKAQAFSYLKNPMEPVTKDKPKKALILVLGALLGGILGAGGVLGMGAITNTKRSESVSN
- a CDS encoding NAD-dependent epimerase/dehydratase family protein, producing the protein MKKKVIFIGASGFVGTRLIENTLNEFDVKNLDKQQSHFYPSITVHGDVRECSSLNDELAGRETVVLLAAEHRDDVSPTSLYYDVNVQGTKNVLAAMDKNNVKSIIFTSSVAIYGLNKENPDEGHPHDPFNHYGKSKWQAEEVLREWYEKAPEERSLTIIRPTVIFGERNRGNVYNLLRQISSGKFAMIGSGNNYKSMAYVGNVVEFIKYRLQNETVGYQVYNYIDKPDLSMNQLISEVEKSLNKKVPSIHLPYAVGIMGGLCFDLLSKVTGKKYTISSVRVKKFCATTQFDATKVHSSGFIAPYSLSQGLDRTLQYEFVKNKEDDIVFVSE
- a CDS encoding NeuD/PglB/VioB family sugar acetyltransferase — encoded protein: MKEKLIIIGAGGFAKAVIDSLNYDFYEIYGFIDSNKEGVHQGYPIVGKSLDDIADIYKYVFFIAIGDPEDRDTWLRQLKFLSLKTINIVDPTAIVSKRSKLGTCIYVGKMAIVNCDSELEDGVVINTRALIEHGNYISYCSNISTNVVLNGDVFVGYKTFIGSCSVVNGQLKIGNLSIIGSGSVVIREIPDKVVVAGSPTRLIKERK
- a CDS encoding cytidylyltransferase domain-containing protein, giving the protein MYKKIAIIPARSGSKGLPNKNILTLIDRPLIAYTIEGSA